TTGCAAAATAATAGCTTGGCACGTGTGAACAGAGATTCTACATCATTGAACAGCAAAGGAGACGATCATGGAAGACGGACATAAAATGCGTGACCCGCAGACATCAAAAATAGCTATGGAATTGCACCTCGCGAAGTTTAATTATTATATGGCAAGACAAGACTGGAAGTCTGCCGTCACAGAGTTGCAGCATGCCCTTAATGCTGTTATAGATATTCTTGACCACGCCAACAAGACATTAAAGAAGGTAGTGGAAAAGTACCAGCCTGTTAAGACTGAAACAAAAATTGAAGGAGCCGTGAGGAGTGAGAAGTTATCTGATGATATGTTATTAATTGAGTATCCTGACAATAAGATTGTCATAAAAAAACAAACTCCTCCTGCCGTCAAGTGAGTCTTTAAAAGGTGACGCTGAAGATATGCACCCTTTTTCAGCGTCATTCATCATTTCTATGGTTTTTCTTATCCCTGCCTGTAAAAAGATCGAACTTTAGACCTGACAACGGTCTTATTGATGAAACTCGAATAATAAGCTCTTTAAACGTAATCGCCTCAACCTCCCGTATTTCCATAATAGTTGGTAGAAAGATTAGAGACATTATTAGTCTTGAAATCCCTGAGAGAAGAAAAAGCCATTGAAGATTCGATATTATATTTATCCTGATATCAAATATTGAAATCGAGCCGGGGAGATAGCCTGACAACCATCCACCTAAAAAGCCTCCTAAGAATATACCGCAGGCATTTAAAATGTTAAAGATAGCAACACATTTTGCACGCTTTGGTGAAGGGATGGCATCATATATGAAATTTGCCATGCTTAGGTTGAATCCCGCCCATGTGAGTCCAGCCAGCATCTGTATAACCAGGATGAAATAGAAGTTGTCTGAGAAAAGCCAAAGAACCGGAACTATCGGGAGCGTAAAACCTGTAATCTCTAATACCTTTCTGTTACCGAATCTATCACCAAATTTTCCCCAGTTATGAAGCGTAAAGTATTGCATAAGTACAACCACTGAAACGGCAATCATAAACTGGAGATAAGAGAATTTGAGGTCTCTAAGCATATAGACAGCAAAGAAAGGACCTGCCAGCATGACAGAGAAATGCATAAGTCCGGTGTAAATTACGAAGCGAACAAAGGTCGAATGCCTGAAACCTGAAAAAAACTCTATCAGACTGAAATCATCCCTTTCGTCTATATGATAATAAGGGTTCTCCATCTTAGACAATGAATAAGCTGATAAGAGGCGCGCAACCACAGCTGAGACAAAGAGTATCGAAAAACCAATCCATGGATTGCCGGCTTTTTCAGTGCCATGAAGCAGTAAACCTCCAAGTGCAATAGCGCCCAAGCTGTACATGCTCATTATCCTGTTGCGATATCCAAAGTATGCCCCGCGGTTAGATTCAGGTACAATGTCACCCATCAGGCTGTTCCATGGAGGGGTCGACAGGTTTCCGAATATGTAATATGCAGTAACACTTATTATGAGTAGGATCGAAGCATAGGGTTTAAAAAACAT
This region of Nitrospirota bacterium genomic DNA includes:
- a CDS encoding MFS transporter; this translates as MAKKTYSKSLTYAIKDGIYFAIMGGAGESYISAFAIYLKLSNSQIGLLASIPQLLGAFMQLFSVSLLNRIKDRMPIIIYGVVAQALSWIPLLILPMFFKPYASILLIISVTAYYIFGNLSTPPWNSLMGDIVPESNRGAYFGYRNRIMSMYSLGAIALGGLLLHGTEKAGNPWIGFSILFVSAVVARLLSAYSLSKMENPYYHIDERDDFSLIEFFSGFRHSTFVRFVIYTGLMHFSVMLAGPFFAVYMLRDLKFSYLQFMIAVSVVVLMQYFTLHNWGKFGDRFGNRKVLEITGFTLPIVPVLWLFSDNFYFILVIQMLAGLTWAGFNLSMANFIYDAIPSPKRAKCVAIFNILNACGIFLGGFLGGWLSGYLPGSISIFDIRINIISNLQWLFLLSGISRLIMSLIFLPTIMEIREVEAITFKELIIRVSSIRPLSGLKFDLFTGRDKKNHRNDE